ctactcatttgccctaaaaactatagaactccggacgtgatagccctgtttgtgaaggtttttccaaaataatttccctatcctaattccgacttttggagtggttactaggacacataaaatgacgccatgcggctccgtgggattttctgatttcgtttaaattgccatttggccaaaacgggccccacggagatgcggtatggccgtaccgggcgcgctggtgcacccgtttaccatcgcgctGTTTGCCCTTTTTCTTCTTGTGAATGAGGTAggagatatgtgacggtgtgtttACTTAACTTGACTTAGTTATGTGAAGAAGTGCAAACGGAGAGAACTCAAATCGATAGAGGGCGAGGATAATCCATTGTACTTCTACGGAATGATCAAGTTCTTCTTGATGAGGCATCGCACTCTCGGAGTGTAGTTAAGCAACCGCACAAAATATTTTGGCAACAAATTGGTGAGTGTTTTAACAAGTTCAATAAAAGTGGAGAAGCTAGATCACTAGCATCACCTTTAAACAGGTGCCACGTTCTTGTAATGTGTTCCAATGCCGGCTCGGTTTGATTAATTGGATAGTGTATTTTTTTAATTTGATCTCTATGACTATGCTATGGGTTGTGTATTTACAATGTTGTAGATTTATGTATAATTTCAAGAAAACGACAGAACTTTTAGGTGTTAAATTATAGGGGATCAGGTAggaattgcttttatttagtgAATCAAACATATACAAGTTTTAGGGTGATTGGCATTTTTAATAAGCGTCCATCTACCCCGATCTAACGGTGGTAATTAGACGGAACCAAACTGACGGAATCAAAATTGCGGGACCGGAACCAAATTCTGTAGGGCCGGAACCTCAGATGTATTTTACGAAAATTATAAAAGACATACGTCCTTTTAAGCGGCCAAATCAAGACTACACAAATCTTAAAGCAACAAATAAATAATCATATTTGTACATATCTTAAAGTTGCCGTCCTATTCTCACCAAATCTAAATCAGCATCACTATCCTATCTCTCTCTCGTTCTCTCAACCTCTCCGTCTCTCGTCTATCACTCTCTCACTCTGGAAGCCCGGCAATGGAGGGGAGGGGTCTCTCCCGGCTTGCCCCGCGGTGGAGTGGAGTGGAAGGCGACGGAGGGGAAGGGCACGGAGGTTCTCTCCCGGCAAGCCCCGCGGTAGAGGGAAGTGGAAGGCGACGGAGGGTCTCTCTCGGCGAGTCCCGCGATGGAGAGGAGGGGGCCACATGGGAGGGGACAGGAAGGCGATGGGCCCAGTCTGTCCCAACGACGGAGGGGAGGGGACGGCGACGGAGTGAAGCGTAGGATCTCTCTCTTAAGCATTTGGGCATCACTGGTTGTTGCTCTGACTGAGCATCGAAGTTTCTCTGTACTCTGTATTGCTTGAGCATGGAAGTTCAGCACATACCAGCTCAGCGTGTTTCTAGGCTGTACATTCATGCATCCAAGGTTTGGTCCTCAGATAAGAGAGCTTCAGTAGCAAAAAACATTGTTTCTAGTCATGTTTTTGTTACGAAGTCATGCAGTAATGATGCTTCAAGGTAAGATATGGATAATGATATACTGACCATATAAGATATGGCATAAGAATTATGTTTTTTCCGTTAATAATTTACGCTTAATGCAGGTTGACATTCTGGCTGTCCAATACAGTTGTCCTCAGGGAGATAATCTCAGAATCTTTTGACATTTCACATCAAATGACTCCAACCATGACGACTAACAGCATAAATGATGGTGCACAGTGCTTTGATGGGAAATCCATGCCAATGCTATGGAAAAATAACTCCAATGGGAAGCAAACCAAACATGTCCTGCATATACCAGATGATTGGAAGGAAACAAGTACAGTTTTAGCTGCACTAGAGAGTATTGAATCCTGGATATTTTCTCGGATTGTCGAGACAGTGTGGTGGCAGGTAATATTTTACTCAGATCATAAGATCTTGTTGACTCTTAAGTCTTAACAGGCTTGCAATCCTATAAGAATTACTCTGCAGTGATTCTCTTAGCCCTATTGATCTCTAA
This region of Lolium perenne isolate Kyuss_39 chromosome 2, Kyuss_2.0, whole genome shotgun sequence genomic DNA includes:
- the LOC127330095 gene encoding uncharacterized protein, with the protein product MEVQHIPAQRVSRLYIHASKVWSSDKRASVAKNIVSSHVFVTKSCSNDASRLTFWLSNTVVLREIISESFDISHQMTPTMTTNSINDGAQCFDGKSMPMLWKNNSNGKQTKHVLHIPDDWKETSTVLAALESIESWIFSRIVETVWWQALTLHIRRRFLDPKG